In one window of Littorina saxatilis isolate snail1 linkage group LG11, US_GU_Lsax_2.0, whole genome shotgun sequence DNA:
- the LOC138979530 gene encoding mucin-2-like, producing the protein MMMSVVGGQERDTKCQDLILKDSPVPCSLLPAVCKEEPILAHILCPDFCHHCDSSEEWEDLLLNKTEQVTCVDQAKPHVCEVYRHDHKDKCDSALAQQLCAETCAHKKFECKDHVDQNSYSCEDLPNVCDHALAALFLCPQFCQLCNSSRTAVLEKEQCFTCNDGLSDLKCSVPGACQDPLSPQLCPKTCFSCVLPTETPTTTTTTTSSTTTTTTFTTTTSTTTTTTPTTTPTTTTTSTTTTTPTTTTPTTTTTPTTTPTTTTMPPTTTTTPTTATTPTTTSTTTTTTTPTTTTTPTTTTTPTTTTTPSTTTPTTTPTTTTTTTPTTTTTPTTTTTPTTTTTPSTTTTTPTTTPTTTTTTTPSTTTTPTTTTTTPTTTTTPTTTPTTTTTPTTTTTPTTTTTPTTTTTTPTTTTTAPMTTTTKPSTTTQKQGGGGKPGSECVKCGDPGAQVPCTVGELVLAPTVICPDSAPYCMNDIYQSGSDVSHYRRYADR; encoded by the exons ATGATGATGAGCGTGGTGGGGGGACAGGAGAGGGACACCAAATGCCAGGACCTGATCCTGAAAGACTCCCCCGTTCCCTGTAGCCTCCTGCCCGCCGTGTGTAAGGAGGAACCCATCCTGGCCCACATCCTGTGCCCTGACTTCTGTCACCACTGCG ACAGCTCCGAGGAGTGGGAAGACTTACTACTGAACAAAACGGAGCAGGTGACGTGTGTTGACCAAGCCAAACCGCACGTGTGTGAGGTGTACCGCCACGATCACAAAGACAAGTGCGACTCCGCCCTGGCCCAGCAGTTGTGTGCAGAGACATGCGCGCACAAAA AGTTCGAGTGCAAGGACCACGTGGACCAGAACTCCTACAGCTGTGAAGACCTGCCCAACGTGTGTGACCACGCTCTGGCCGCCCTCTTCCTCTGTCCTCAATTCTGCCAGCTGTGTA ACAGCAGCAGGACAGCAGTGCTGGAGAAGGAGCAGTGTTTCACGTGCAATGACGGTCTCTCGGACCTCAAATGCAGTGTCCCCGGGGCGTGCCAAGACCCCTTGTCTCCACAATTGTGTCCCAAGACTTGCTTCAGCT GTGTGCTGCCAACAGAGACACCCACAACGACCACCACTACAACATCCagtactaccaccaccaccacgttTACCACTACTACCTCGACAACAACCACGACGACGCCGACAACGACACCTACGACCACAACGACTTCGACAACTACAACAACGCCAACAACTACAACGCCAACCACGACAACGACGCCTACAACCACACCCACGACTACAACAATGCCACCAACTACAACCACAACACCCACGACCGCAACTACTCCGACTACAACATCGACAACCACCACTACAACCACCcctacaaccacaacaacaccgACGACTACAACAACACCGACGACCACAACAACACCATCGACgaccacaccaacaacaacaccgactaccaccactacaacgacacctacaaccacaacaacaccgACGACTACAACAACACcgacaaccacaacaacaccatcgacgacgacaacaacaccaacaacaacaccaactacAACCACTACAACAACGCCTTCAACCACAACAACaccgacgacaacaacaacaacaccgacgACTACAACAACACCGACCACCACtccaacgacaacaacaacaccgacaACTACTACAACACCAACCACAACGACTACACCGACGACAACGACCACAACACCGACGACAACGACCACAGCACCGATGACAACGACCACAAAACCCAGTACCACTACTCAGAAGCAAGGAGGTG GTGGAAAGCCGGGATCAGAGTGTGTGAAGTGCGGAGACCCAGGTGCTCAGGTTCCCTGCACGGTGGGTGAGCTGGTCCTCGCCCCCACCGTCATCTgtcctgactccgccccctacTGCATGAATGACATCTACCAGTCTGGCTCTGACGTTAGCCACTACAGGAGGTATGCAGATCGATAA